GCTGCAAGTTCCAAAACTCCTTTTAAACACCGTTCATTTTTACCCTGCACGTTTGATACTTGGGAGGAACACTGGTTCCCGGTTAAAAACACAGGGGGACTTAGCTACGGCAATCAGCAGCTTTCCTTCCACATAACTGCAGCGGAACAAGGAAGTCAACTGAACATCTGTGCTAATACGCAACTAAATCATCTGCTTAAGGTATTTATAAATGGTCAGGAGGTTTTAAATGCCAGCCTGCAATTAAAGCCTATGGACACCTGCAGTTTTGCCATTGCGGGTAAGCCAAAGCTCGAAGAAATGTTGGTATTGCTCAACGATACCATTATTTTTGATGGTCCTGAGCAGCATAGCCCCTTAAGCCGGCCGATAAAAATAGATGAGGGTTATGATTTCAATGCTGTACAAGCCTCTTGTTTACAAGCAAAAGAATGGGAAAGACAACGCTTTTACAAAAGGGCAATAGATGAATATGCCATTTGCCTAAAAAAGGATCCATATTTTATAGAGGCGCTGTGCGGACTTGCGGGCTTATGCATTAAACGGTCAGTACCGGAAGAGGCCCTGCCCTACCTGCTTAGGGCACTGGCTACAGACACTTACCATGATGAAGCGAACTACCTTTACGGATTGGCTAATGTACGTTTAAACCAACTAACGGATGCAAAAGATGGCTTCTCTATTGCAAGCCAATCAGTAGCATACCGGACGGCGGCATATACGGAGCTTAGCAAAATGTACTTTAGGGAGGGCCAGCTTGAAAAAGCAAATACCTACTTAAAAAAAGCACAGCTTTACAGCCCGCTAAACCTCCAGTGCGATCGCCTCAACATCGTCATCAACAGACTAAAGGGCAATACAGATTTAGCGCAAGAGCTGTGCAGACTGGTCCTTAAAAAGGATCCGCTGAATTACCTGGCCAGATTTGAACTGGACAACAGCACCTTATTAACAGTAAGCGAAATGCCCCATGAAACCTATCTGGAACTTGCCGCATTTTATTATAATTTAAATTTATATGCTGAAGCAGTAAGGGTGTTGGTTGCCGCACCGGCACATGCAATAGTTCAATTGTGGATTGCCTACCTTCAGTACCGCTCTGAATTACCTGAACTGGCTGCCTTATCTTTAGAGAAAAGCGCGCTACTGACCGCAGAACTCGTATTTCCGCATCGCGAAGAGGATTTGATTATGTTGAAATGGGCTATTGAACATCATCCTTCATGGAAATTCAGGTATTACCTTGCCTTACATTACGTACAAAACCTACGGAAAAATGAAGCCTTAGGCTTATTGAAATCCTGTGGACAATTGCCAGACTTCTATCCATTTTACCTGGTTAGGGCGAAATTGGAAAAAGAACTGAACGGACAAATGGATAAAGACGATTTACAAGCTGCATACCGTATTGCGCCAGAAGAATGGAGAACGGTAAGTGCCTGGGCAAAATATCTGGAAGAGCAGGGAGATTATGCCGCCGCAGTGCAGAGCATTGAGAAATGTTATGCTACCCAGCCTGAAAACTATTACCTTGGATTACAGCTTGCCCGCTGCCTGATGCAGATGAAAGCCTATAAAAAAGGCATAACCCTGATGAAAGGGCTAAATGTGCTACCAAATGAAGGCGCATCTGAAGGCCGAAATTGCTGGCGCGAAACCCATCTTTATGCTGCGCTGGAAGCCATGGAAACCGAAGATTGGAATACTGCGGTACTACATATTGAACAAGCCAAAACCTGGCCTGAGCAGATGGGCATTGGCAAACCCTATCATGTTGATGAAAGACTGGAAGATTTTATGATGATGAGCTGTTATGCCCCGCAACAACACAAGAGCACTTCTGCCCTGCTTCATCAAATTGCCTGCTATAGAGAGGCTCAACATCCAGGTCCGTATGGATCTACAGATTTTATCAGCTTTTTAGTCCTTATGGCAGCTGGCGAGACAGAGAAAGCCCAACAACTGCTTAGTGCCTGGGTACAGCAAGATCCTGAAGCTTTACCGCTAGCCTGGTCTTTGGCCGTAGTAGCCGGGGATCAAAAAAAGATTGATCAGCTATCTGGTCTACCGCTCCTAATTAAAGAAGTATTACCGTATGAAATCCCATTTGAAGACCGGTCTTATTTGTTTATTAAAAAACTATATAAGATGGGATTTCTTAACCTGCAAGCAACCGTTAACCAATAAAATATAACCTAAAACATTACGTAATGGAAACTAACCAACTACAAGATTACTCTGAATATCATCAACTGGTCTCCGACTTTTTTAAATGGCCGGCCAATAAAGAGGAATGGGAACAATACCGTCTAACCGACGAACAAGTGCAATTTTTTAATGAAAATGGCTATTTAAGTGGCATTAAATTTTTAGAAGACTGGCAGGTAGATGCGCTTAACCATGATTTGGTCCGCATCTCAGATCCAAACTTACCAGACCACACCTTATTTCACCAGTTTTTTTCAAATGCCTCTACAGATCCTAATTCGGTTTTGTTTCATGCGTTGGGCGCCTGGAGAACTACCCCTACTTTTCACGACATTCTTTGGAACCCTGCTTTCGTTATGGCTGCAAGTCAGCTATTGGGCGATAGGGCGGTTCGCTTCTGGCATGACCAGCTCTTTTGCAAACCTGCCAAACATGGTGGCGTAGTAGCCTGGCATCAGGATTATTCTTACTGGACCCGTACCATTCCTTTACAACATTTAACCTGCTGGGTAGCACTGGATGATGCGACGACCGAAAATGGCTGCATGTATTATGTTCCGGGAAGCCATAATTGGGGATTTTTAGGCAAACCAGAACTTACCGGAGAAATGGAAGGCTTAATGGATTTTTTATCAGATGAGCAAAAAGAGGCCTTTAAACCTATTCCCATTGAGCTTAACAGGGGCTACGGTACGTTCCACCATCCTTTACTCATTCATGGTTCTTACGAGAACAGCTCGGAAAAACTAAGACGTGCATTTGTGCTCAATCTTTTTGCTGACGGTACCACCTCAGATACGGATACGCCGCTGATGCCTGGTGCACCTGCTACACCTAAAGGTGAAAAAATAAGCGGACAATTCTTTCCACTGCTGATTGATCCTGCAGTTGAGTTTGCAAAATAAGCATGGACATTTTATTCTTTTGTACAAGATGGGGATCTGAACATTTAAGCTGGAGAGATTTTGCGCAGAAGGTTAAAGAAGCCGGCTACGATGGAATTGAAGCCAGTTTGCCTGTAGCTAAAGCAGAGCAGCAGCAACTGGCAGCGGCCCTTGCACAGTATGAGCTGAAATTTATTGGCGTACACTGGGATACAGTTACAGCCGATTATCATAGGCACAGGTATGAACTTGAGGAGCGGTTGCAGGCATTGATAGCAGCCGCGCCCCTGTTCATTACGTCGCATACCGGTAAAGACCATTTCAGCTTTGAGCAAAATAGCGCATTGTTAAACCTTGCAGAAGAAATGAGCGGGGAGTCTGGCATCAGTATCCTCCATGAAACCCACCGGGGCAAGTTTAGCTTCGCGGCACACCTCACCAAACCTTACCTGGAGCAATACCCCTGGTTGAAACTTACGCTTGACATTTCTCACTGGTATGCGGTTGCAGAAAGTTACCTGCAAGACCAGCAGGAAGCTGTAGAACTGGCATTGCAACACACGGCACACATCCATTCAAGGGTTGGTTTTACACAAGGACCACAAGTGCCCGACCCCAGAGCCGAGGAATGGCAGGAAGCTTTAAATTACCACCTAAAATGCTGGGATAAAGCCATTGTAAAGCAAAAAAACAACGGCGCCACACGCTTTACTTTTACCTCAGAATTTGGGCCTTTCCCGTATATGTCTATATTCGGCAAGCAGAACGATGTACTAACCAAACATCAATGGGAACTTAACAATTACATGAAAGATTTACTAAAAACCCGATACCATGTCAGCGGAAACCAAAACTAAACAAATCATCACCATCGGCGCCTTCTTTTTCATCTTCGGTTTCATCACCTGGATCAACGGCACGCTTATCCCCTACCTTAGGATTGCCTGCGAGCTGGAAGAATGGCAGGCCTACCTGGTTACTTTTGCCTTTTACATCTCTTATACGGTCATGGCTATTCCTTCCAGCTCCCTGTTACAATATACGGGTATGGTAAAGGGGATGCGTGTAGGCCTCATTATCATGGCCGCAGGCTGCCTGATCTTTATACCAGCTGCTTTGATAAGGTACTACCCTTTATTTTTACTTGGGCTTTTTGTGGTAGGTACCGGAACCACCTTGTTGCAAACTGCGGTAAACCCCTACATCACGCTGCTGGGCCCGGCAGAAAAAGCTGCACAACGCATTAGCATCATGGGTATCTGCAATAAATTTGCAGGGGTAATGGCGCCCATTATCCTTGGTGCAATCATTTTAAAAAACTCCGACGGGCTCATCCAGGAACTGCAGGTCATGACTCCTGATGAGAGAACAGTACGGCTAGATCAGTTGGCCCATGCCGTAATTGTACCCTATCTGGCTTTAACTGCCATCCTGTTGCTGATTGCTTACCTGATTAAATTTGCGCACCTGCCGGAAATCAATCCGGCAGAGCCCCATACAGCAGAAGATACCGTGCAGGCACAACCCTCTGCCGACCAACGTCTCAATTTCGCACTGGGTTTTATGGCTACCTTTTGTACCGTTGGCCTTGAGGTAATTGCAGGAGATACCATCGGGAACTATGGAATTTACCAGGGCATGTCGCTCAATGTTGCCAAAAGCCTAACCTCTTATACCTTAGCCAGCACTATGGTGGGATACCTGATTGGTGCCTATGCCATTCCGAGATTTGTTACCCAGGAAAAAGCATTTACCTGGTCGGCCATATTGGGCATTCTC
The nucleotide sequence above comes from Pedobacter sp. MC2016-14. Encoded proteins:
- a CDS encoding phytanoyl-CoA dioxygenase family protein, encoding METNQLQDYSEYHQLVSDFFKWPANKEEWEQYRLTDEQVQFFNENGYLSGIKFLEDWQVDALNHDLVRISDPNLPDHTLFHQFFSNASTDPNSVLFHALGAWRTTPTFHDILWNPAFVMAASQLLGDRAVRFWHDQLFCKPAKHGGVVAWHQDYSYWTRTIPLQHLTCWVALDDATTENGCMYYVPGSHNWGFLGKPELTGEMEGLMDFLSDEQKEAFKPIPIELNRGYGTFHHPLLIHGSYENSSEKLRRAFVLNLFADGTTSDTDTPLMPGAPATPKGEKISGQFFPLLIDPAVEFAK
- a CDS encoding sugar MFS transporter, with the translated sequence MSAETKTKQIITIGAFFFIFGFITWINGTLIPYLRIACELEEWQAYLVTFAFYISYTVMAIPSSSLLQYTGMVKGMRVGLIIMAAGCLIFIPAALIRYYPLFLLGLFVVGTGTTLLQTAVNPYITLLGPAEKAAQRISIMGICNKFAGVMAPIILGAIILKNSDGLIQELQVMTPDERTVRLDQLAHAVIVPYLALTAILLLIAYLIKFAHLPEINPAEPHTAEDTVQAQPSADQRLNFALGFMATFCTVGLEVIAGDTIGNYGIYQGMSLNVAKSLTSYTLASTMVGYLIGAYAIPRFVTQEKAFTWSAILGILISLLVVFIPGSNSIVFVALLGLSNALLWPAIWPQALKGLKGKHLNQGSAILIMGIAGGAIMPLVYGALATYTNNQHAYFILIPCYLFVLYYSLRGRKQQQITL
- a CDS encoding sugar phosphate isomerase/epimerase: MDILFFCTRWGSEHLSWRDFAQKVKEAGYDGIEASLPVAKAEQQQLAAALAQYELKFIGVHWDTVTADYHRHRYELEERLQALIAAAPLFITSHTGKDHFSFEQNSALLNLAEEMSGESGISILHETHRGKFSFAAHLTKPYLEQYPWLKLTLDISHWYAVAESYLQDQQEAVELALQHTAHIHSRVGFTQGPQVPDPRAEEWQEALNYHLKCWDKAIVKQKNNGATRFTFTSEFGPFPYMSIFGKQNDVLTKHQWELNNYMKDLLKTRYHVSGNQN
- a CDS encoding DUF5107 domain-containing protein: MEQGSTCNGKAQIRTEQIVLCTYPYSDPNPVPEFGRLYPYNRFDGYTDHPQDLAWEMVVMENDFIKLWINPSIGGKIWGAIEKATGKEFIYFNHTAKFRDVAMRGPWTSGGMETNMGIIGHTPSCSAPIDYHLRHNEDGSVSCFIGATDWPSRTEWRIEVHLDKNAAYFSTKSWWYNNSCLSQSYYQWNNVGIKTAGNLEYVFPGHKHIGHNGTALNWPEDENGKHISQYEQNDVGEYKSYHVFGSFSDFWGCYWHNDQFGMGHAAAYDDKPGKKIWIWGLSRYGMIWEDLLTDSDGQYTEVQSGRLFNQSIAASSKTPFKHRSFLPCTFDTWEEHWFPVKNTGGLSYGNQQLSFHITAAEQGSQLNICANTQLNHLLKVFINGQEVLNASLQLKPMDTCSFAIAGKPKLEEMLVLLNDTIIFDGPEQHSPLSRPIKIDEGYDFNAVQASCLQAKEWERQRFYKRAIDEYAICLKKDPYFIEALCGLAGLCIKRSVPEEALPYLLRALATDTYHDEANYLYGLANVRLNQLTDAKDGFSIASQSVAYRTAAYTELSKMYFREGQLEKANTYLKKAQLYSPLNLQCDRLNIVINRLKGNTDLAQELCRLVLKKDPLNYLARFELDNSTLLTVSEMPHETYLELAAFYYNLNLYAEAVRVLVAAPAHAIVQLWIAYLQYRSELPELAALSLEKSALLTAELVFPHREEDLIMLKWAIEHHPSWKFRYYLALHYVQNLRKNEALGLLKSCGQLPDFYPFYLVRAKLEKELNGQMDKDDLQAAYRIAPEEWRTVSAWAKYLEEQGDYAAAVQSIEKCYATQPENYYLGLQLARCLMQMKAYKKGITLMKGLNVLPNEGASEGRNCWRETHLYAALEAMETEDWNTAVLHIEQAKTWPEQMGIGKPYHVDERLEDFMMMSCYAPQQHKSTSALLHQIACYREAQHPGPYGSTDFISFLVLMAAGETEKAQQLLSAWVQQDPEALPLAWSLAVVAGDQKKIDQLSGLPLLIKEVLPYEIPFEDRSYLFIKKLYKMGFLNLQATVNQ